The Thiomonas sp. FB-Cd genome includes a window with the following:
- a CDS encoding DUF3311 domain-containing protein, translated as MSNPSPVRKLGLLQVILLAIPCIAVLVVPFYNTLEPSLFGIPFFYWWQLIWVPVSGVFIAIVYKMVVPPGSGD; from the coding sequence ATGTCCAATCCAAGCCCAGTGCGCAAGCTGGGGTTGCTGCAGGTCATTCTGCTGGCAATCCCATGCATTGCTGTACTCGTCGTGCCGTTCTACAACACGCTCGAGCCGAGCCTCTTCGGCATTCCGTTCTTCTACTGGTGGCAACTCATCTGGGTGCCAGTGTCGGGAGTCTTCATCGCCATTGTTTACAAGATGGTTGTGCCCCCCGGAAGCGGAGACTGA
- the hrpA gene encoding ATP-dependent RNA helicase HrpA codes for MPYFPKLANKVPPIRFPAELPVCARRMDIARAIAEHPVVIVCGETGSGKTTQLPKIALELGRGLGAGGLGLIGHTQPRRLAAVTVARRIAQELGSPLGEHVGYKVRFADRFQPGASVKLMTDGILLAETQGDPLLRAYDTLIIDEAHERSLNIDFLLGYIRNILPRRPDLKVVITSATIDAGRFAQHFASARGPAPVIEVSGRLYPVEVRWRPVGLDSSSKTELDKTAISTAQPRLQAQREERDLFAAICDAVDELWREGSGGILVFLPGEREIREATEALRKHHMETSRRGVDILPLYARLSQAEQDRVFESGGARRVVLATNVAETSLTVPGIRYVIDAGTARVKRYSYRQKVEQLQVEPISQAAANQRAGRCGRVANGICIRLYDEADFHARPRFTDPEILRSSLAAVILRMQALGLEGIEEFPFIDQPPRKAIADGYLLLTELGAVDAQRQLTPLGHELARLPLDPRLGRMTLEARQQGALAEVLIIAAALAVQDPRERPADKQEAADMAHRRFVEGSSELAGWLKLWGHYHALVEHKKSNRKLHEQLRAEFLSPLRMREWHDVHSQLLTVVAEQGWKMNAGPAGDEQIHLSLLAGLLGNVGCKADDGPHYLGARGIKFLIHPASPIGRKAGRWIMAAELVETTRLYARGVARIEPQWIERVGSHLLQKTLLEPHWEKKPAQVSAFERATLYGLVVYNRRRVDYGRVNPVEARELFIRHALVEGEWDCRWPFFAHNRRLIAEVEALEDKARRRDVLVDAALIEAFYERFIPSEVVSGASFDAWYRRASKEQPRLLFLERDALMRHEASGVTTEAFPSNLRVASLELPLSYSFDPGGTRDGVTATVPLAALNQIPEARLQWLVPGMLSTKLAALLKSLPQKLRSRLVPLPETAREFAGTLSAPERYAQGELLDALRALVREHTGLIPRPEDFKMDALDPHVLFNLRVVDEQGRQLAMGRSLARLRSELADAARAAFQSAVRAPTGQGALQAALAQTMADAHTRLKPARAPAIPQVGTRDGPEIARAGLPQPSTAPSEARYTDWGFDSIPELLEIRRGDQTLVGFPALIDRGEHVQLDVFDTPEAAASVHRQGLRRLFALQLREPLRAAEKNLPGFQQAAMLYMPLGTAEDLRRQILEAALDLAFLAEPLPDDAQAFATRLAAGRPRLQLLAQEMGRLAATILAEWSAANKKLAAFKGQAALYADITAQLQALVPKRFLLDTPPEKRSHLPRYLKAVQLRLDKFRVDPARDAARQAEMDPLLARLRREWQRAQQGGTPVDAQLVELRWMLEELRVALFAQELRTPAPVSVKRVERAWSQRAA; via the coding sequence ATGCCGTATTTTCCGAAGCTTGCCAACAAGGTTCCGCCGATTCGTTTTCCCGCCGAGTTGCCCGTGTGCGCACGGCGCATGGACATCGCGCGCGCCATCGCCGAGCACCCAGTGGTGATCGTCTGCGGCGAAACAGGCTCGGGCAAGACCACCCAGCTACCCAAGATCGCGCTTGAGCTTGGGCGCGGCCTCGGAGCCGGCGGCCTTGGGCTCATCGGGCATACCCAGCCCCGTCGATTGGCAGCAGTGACGGTGGCGCGACGCATCGCGCAAGAACTCGGCTCACCGTTGGGCGAGCACGTCGGCTACAAGGTGCGCTTCGCCGACCGCTTCCAGCCGGGCGCGTCGGTCAAGCTGATGACGGACGGAATCTTGCTCGCGGAAACCCAGGGGGACCCGCTGCTGAGGGCCTACGACACATTGATCATCGATGAGGCTCATGAGCGCAGCCTCAATATCGATTTCCTGCTGGGCTACATTCGCAATATCCTGCCGCGCAGGCCTGACCTGAAGGTTGTGATCACGTCGGCGACGATTGATGCCGGCCGCTTCGCACAGCATTTTGCGAGCGCGCGTGGGCCTGCCCCGGTTATCGAGGTTTCGGGGCGGCTGTATCCGGTGGAGGTGCGCTGGCGACCCGTGGGGCTCGATTCCTCCAGCAAAACTGAACTCGACAAAACGGCCATCAGCACTGCACAGCCCCGCTTGCAGGCCCAGCGCGAGGAGCGTGATCTGTTCGCTGCCATCTGCGATGCGGTGGACGAGCTTTGGCGAGAGGGCAGCGGTGGCATCCTTGTGTTCCTGCCGGGTGAGCGGGAAATTCGCGAAGCCACCGAAGCTTTACGCAAGCACCACATGGAAACCTCAAGGCGTGGCGTAGACATCCTGCCTCTGTACGCGCGGCTATCTCAGGCTGAGCAGGACCGCGTATTCGAAAGCGGCGGCGCCCGCCGTGTCGTTCTGGCCACCAATGTGGCGGAGACGTCGCTCACGGTGCCTGGCATCCGTTACGTCATCGATGCCGGAACCGCGCGTGTGAAGCGTTACAGCTACCGGCAAAAGGTCGAGCAGTTGCAGGTCGAGCCAATCAGCCAGGCTGCGGCCAACCAGCGCGCCGGGCGTTGCGGGCGCGTGGCCAATGGCATTTGCATCCGTCTGTACGATGAGGCAGACTTTCATGCGCGGCCGCGCTTCACGGACCCCGAGATTCTGCGCTCGTCGCTTGCGGCGGTGATCCTGCGCATGCAGGCGCTTGGCTTGGAAGGTATCGAGGAGTTTCCCTTTATCGATCAGCCACCGCGGAAAGCCATCGCCGACGGCTACCTGTTGCTCACCGAGCTGGGCGCGGTCGACGCACAGCGCCAACTCACGCCACTCGGCCATGAACTGGCCCGGCTGCCGCTGGACCCGCGCCTCGGTCGCATGACTCTGGAGGCGCGCCAGCAGGGGGCGCTGGCAGAAGTGTTGATCATCGCCGCGGCCCTGGCCGTGCAGGACCCGCGCGAGCGTCCGGCCGATAAGCAGGAAGCCGCCGACATGGCGCACAGGCGTTTCGTGGAGGGTTCATCGGAGCTCGCAGGCTGGTTGAAGCTGTGGGGCCACTATCACGCGCTGGTCGAGCACAAGAAATCGAATCGCAAGCTGCACGAGCAATTGCGCGCAGAATTCCTCTCGCCCCTGCGCATGCGCGAATGGCACGACGTGCACAGCCAGCTTTTGACTGTGGTGGCCGAGCAGGGCTGGAAAATGAACGCGGGGCCCGCTGGCGACGAGCAGATTCACTTGAGCCTGCTTGCTGGCCTGCTGGGGAACGTTGGCTGCAAGGCTGACGACGGACCCCACTATTTGGGCGCGCGAGGCATCAAGTTTCTGATTCATCCGGCATCGCCGATCGGGCGCAAGGCAGGCCGCTGGATCATGGCTGCCGAACTGGTGGAAACCACGCGCCTGTATGCGCGTGGCGTGGCTCGCATCGAGCCGCAGTGGATCGAGCGCGTTGGCAGCCACCTGTTGCAGAAGACCTTACTGGAGCCGCATTGGGAGAAGAAGCCCGCCCAGGTCAGCGCCTTTGAGCGCGCCACGCTTTACGGGCTCGTCGTCTACAACCGGCGTCGGGTGGACTATGGGCGCGTGAATCCCGTCGAGGCGCGCGAGTTGTTCATCCGTCACGCGCTGGTGGAAGGCGAGTGGGATTGCCGCTGGCCGTTTTTCGCGCACAACCGCAGGCTCATCGCGGAGGTGGAGGCGCTGGAAGACAAGGCGCGGCGGCGTGACGTACTGGTTGACGCAGCGCTGATCGAAGCCTTCTATGAGCGGTTTATCCCCTCGGAAGTCGTGAGCGGCGCAAGCTTTGATGCCTGGTATCGACGCGCGAGCAAGGAACAGCCGCGTTTGCTCTTTCTCGAGCGCGATGCCCTGATGCGTCACGAAGCCTCTGGTGTGACCACCGAAGCTTTTCCCTCCAACCTTCGCGTGGCCAGCCTCGAATTGCCGCTGTCCTACAGTTTCGACCCCGGTGGTACGCGCGACGGCGTCACAGCCACCGTGCCGCTGGCGGCGCTGAATCAAATTCCGGAAGCGCGGCTGCAATGGTTGGTGCCTGGAATGCTGAGCACCAAGCTTGCGGCCCTGCTCAAGAGCCTTCCGCAAAAGCTACGCTCGCGTTTGGTGCCCCTGCCCGAGACGGCTCGTGAGTTCGCTGGCACATTGAGCGCGCCGGAACGCTACGCGCAGGGTGAGTTGCTTGACGCCCTGCGGGCGCTGGTGCGCGAGCACACCGGGCTGATTCCGCGCCCGGAAGACTTCAAAATGGACGCGCTGGACCCTCACGTGCTGTTCAACCTGAGGGTTGTCGACGAGCAGGGTCGTCAGCTGGCAATGGGGCGCAGCCTGGCGCGCTTGCGTAGCGAGTTGGCTGACGCGGCGCGCGCCGCGTTCCAGAGTGCGGTGCGCGCGCCGACGGGACAGGGCGCCTTGCAGGCGGCGCTTGCACAGACCATGGCCGATGCGCACACGCGCCTCAAGCCTGCGCGGGCGCCGGCCATTCCGCAAGTGGGCACACGTGATGGGCCCGAGATTGCGCGAGCGGGGCTGCCGCAGCCGAGCACGGCACCGTCGGAAGCGCGTTATACAGACTGGGGATTCGACAGCATCCCGGAGCTGCTTGAAATCCGGCGCGGCGACCAGACCCTCGTGGGATTTCCTGCGCTGATTGACCGGGGTGAGCATGTGCAGCTCGACGTGTTTGACACGCCCGAGGCTGCAGCATCCGTCCATCGCCAAGGTTTGCGCCGCCTCTTCGCCCTGCAACTGCGTGAACCGCTCAGGGCGGCGGAAAAGAATCTGCCTGGGTTCCAGCAGGCAGCAATGCTCTATATGCCGCTGGGCACGGCCGAGGACTTGCGCCGACAGATTCTCGAGGCGGCCTTGGATCTGGCGTTTCTCGCGGAGCCACTGCCCGATGACGCGCAAGCGTTCGCGACGAGGCTCGCGGCGGGCCGTCCGCGCCTGCAATTGTTGGCGCAGGAAATGGGGCGCCTGGCCGCAACCATCCTCGCCGAATGGAGTGCGGCGAACAAAAAGCTCGCGGCCTTCAAGGGGCAGGCAGCCTTGTATGCGGACATTACGGCGCAACTTCAGGCGTTGGTGCCCAAGCGCTTTCTGCTTGATACGCCGCCGGAAAAGCGGTCGCACCTGCCGCGTTACCTCAAAGCGGTGCAACTGCGTCTGGACAAGTTCCGTGTCGATCCTGCGCGAGACGCAGCCCGCCAAGCCGAGATGGATCCGCTGCTGGCACGCCTGAGGCGCGAGTGGCAGCGGGCGCAACAGGGAGGTACGCCTGTCGACGCCCAGCTCGTGGAGTTGCGCTGGATGCTGGAGGAGTTGCGCGTGGCACTGTTTGCGCAGGAGTTGCGCACTCCCGCACCCGTTTCGGTCAAGCGCGTCGAAAGAGCCTGGAGCCAGCGCGCCGCTTAG
- the argA gene encoding amino-acid N-acetyltransferase — protein sequence MSMDQSQFVQWLRSVAPYIHAHRGKTFVVAIAGELIAAGRLNALVQDVALLVAMGVRIVLVHGFRPQVEAQLKEKGVGSRYSHGMRVTDEVALDAAQEAAGQLRFEIEATFSQGLPNTPMAGATLRVVSGNLITARPVGVIDGLDFQHTGLVRKVDAATIQRALEYGAVVLMSPFGFSPTGEAFNLSMEDVASSVAAAIKAHKLVLVTEVDGVIGEDQHLVPELTAAQAESLLARLPDPQQPTDTAFYLRHAVKAVRGGVGRAHIIPFKLDGSLLLELFTHDGVGTMIADEHLEHLREATADDVGGILRLIEPLEEQGVLVKRSRTEIERDIANYTVLEHDGVIFGCAALYPYWDHKTGEMAALTVAPETQGQGDGERILKRIEQQARAAGLQSIFVLTTRTMHWFIKRGFVPVERDWLPQSRRLRYDDQRRSRVLIKRLT from the coding sequence ATGTCCATGGATCAATCGCAATTTGTGCAATGGCTTCGTTCCGTTGCGCCCTACATCCACGCTCACCGCGGCAAGACCTTTGTCGTGGCGATCGCCGGCGAACTCATTGCGGCAGGTCGGCTCAATGCCTTGGTCCAAGACGTCGCCCTCCTGGTGGCCATGGGTGTGCGGATCGTCCTGGTGCATGGATTTCGCCCGCAGGTGGAGGCCCAGCTCAAGGAAAAGGGCGTGGGCTCACGCTACTCGCACGGCATGCGCGTGACTGACGAAGTGGCACTGGACGCCGCCCAGGAAGCCGCCGGCCAGCTGCGCTTCGAGATTGAAGCCACCTTCTCGCAGGGCCTGCCGAACACCCCGATGGCCGGGGCCACGCTGCGCGTGGTGTCCGGCAATCTCATTACCGCCCGTCCGGTCGGCGTGATTGACGGGTTGGATTTCCAGCACACCGGGCTGGTGCGCAAGGTCGACGCCGCCACGATCCAACGCGCGCTGGAATATGGCGCCGTGGTGCTGATGTCGCCCTTTGGCTTTTCGCCAACCGGCGAGGCTTTCAATCTGAGCATGGAAGACGTGGCAAGCTCGGTGGCGGCAGCCATCAAGGCGCACAAGCTCGTGCTGGTGACCGAGGTGGACGGCGTGATCGGCGAAGATCAGCATCTCGTGCCCGAACTCACTGCAGCCCAGGCCGAAAGCCTGCTCGCTCGCCTGCCCGACCCACAGCAGCCGACTGATACGGCCTTTTATCTGCGCCACGCCGTCAAAGCCGTGCGCGGAGGCGTCGGGCGCGCCCACATCATTCCGTTCAAGCTCGACGGCTCGTTACTGCTGGAGCTATTCACGCATGACGGGGTGGGCACGATGATCGCTGACGAGCATCTGGAACACCTGCGTGAGGCAACGGCTGATGACGTGGGCGGCATCCTGCGCCTGATTGAGCCTCTTGAGGAGCAAGGTGTGCTGGTCAAGCGCAGCCGCACCGAGATTGAGCGCGACATCGCCAATTACACGGTGCTGGAGCATGATGGAGTGATCTTCGGCTGCGCAGCACTGTATCCGTATTGGGATCACAAGACCGGTGAGATGGCCGCGCTCACCGTGGCGCCCGAAACTCAAGGTCAGGGTGATGGCGAGCGCATCTTGAAGCGCATTGAACAGCAGGCACGCGCCGCCGGGCTGCAGAGCATTTTCGTGCTTACCACACGCACCATGCACTGGTTCATCAAACGCGGCTTCGTGCCCGTGGAGCGCGACTGGCTGCCGCAGTCCCGCCGTCTGCGCTATGACGACCAGCGCCGCTCCCGCGTCCTGATCAAGCGCCTGACCTGA
- a CDS encoding oxidative damage protection protein, translating into MSRMVKCIKLGREAEGLDFAPYPGELGKRIFEQVSKEAWQAWLKHQTMLVNENRLNLADARARQYLARQMERYFFGEGADAPAGYVPPSAS; encoded by the coding sequence ATGAGCCGCATGGTGAAGTGCATCAAACTTGGCCGCGAAGCCGAAGGACTCGACTTTGCCCCGTATCCGGGCGAATTGGGTAAACGCATTTTTGAGCAGGTTTCCAAGGAGGCCTGGCAAGCTTGGCTCAAGCACCAAACGATGCTCGTCAACGAGAACCGCCTGAACCTCGCCGATGCGCGGGCCCGGCAGTACTTGGCACGGCAGATGGAGCGCTATTTTTTCGGTGAAGGCGCCGACGCGCCGGCGGGGTACGTGCCACCATCAGCAAGTTAA
- a CDS encoding OmpP1/FadL family transporter produces MELKKLAAALFIAGVVAPGAAYATNGYFQPGLSVKSVGMGGAGIAFPQDALAAAVNPAGMVDIGSRLDFGLSLFQPDRSVSATGAVYGPGGSGPYPITGSYSGNDTKNFLIPEFGYNRMINPNMSVGVSVYGNGGLNTGYSTIFPPFAPGMGVDMQQLFIAPTFAMKVNPSNSIGVTLNIVHQSFRANGLGALCQQLSGDPNNCTDNGHDDSNGVGVRIGWIGQLTPTFSLGVTYQSETHMGGFNKYSGLFANAGEFNIPANYGIGFAWKATPALTVAGDVVRIDYGSIPAISNGPNPGGPLGGSPNGPGFSWNSISVFKLGVAYEYNQDLTLRAGWNHGDNPIGTNNVFFNTLAPGVVKDHLTLGATYAINKSTELSFDYVHAFANSVTGPLPAPYFAAGSTETLSMSQNVLGVSVGWKF; encoded by the coding sequence ATGGAATTGAAAAAACTTGCCGCCGCTTTATTCATCGCCGGCGTCGTCGCGCCAGGCGCCGCCTATGCCACCAATGGCTATTTTCAGCCCGGCCTGAGTGTGAAGTCCGTCGGCATGGGCGGTGCGGGAATCGCCTTTCCGCAAGACGCGCTGGCCGCCGCCGTCAATCCGGCCGGCATGGTCGACATCGGCAGCCGGCTCGATTTTGGCTTGAGCCTGTTTCAGCCGGATCGCAGTGTCAGCGCAACAGGCGCAGTGTATGGTCCGGGTGGCTCGGGCCCTTATCCGATTACGGGCAGCTATTCCGGTAACGACACCAAAAACTTCCTCATTCCCGAATTTGGCTACAACCGCATGATCAACCCGAACATGTCGGTCGGCGTCAGCGTTTATGGCAATGGCGGGCTGAACACGGGCTACTCGACCATCTTCCCCCCGTTCGCTCCTGGCATGGGCGTTGATATGCAGCAGCTGTTCATTGCGCCCACCTTTGCAATGAAGGTCAACCCATCGAATTCGATCGGGGTCACCTTGAACATTGTTCACCAGTCCTTCCGCGCAAATGGGTTGGGCGCTCTATGCCAGCAGTTGTCGGGGGATCCGAACAACTGCACCGACAATGGACACGACGATTCCAACGGCGTTGGCGTGCGCATCGGCTGGATTGGACAACTCACCCCGACCTTTTCCCTGGGCGTGACCTACCAGTCCGAGACCCATATGGGCGGCTTCAACAAGTACAGCGGACTTTTTGCCAATGCCGGGGAGTTCAACATTCCGGCGAACTACGGCATTGGCTTCGCGTGGAAAGCTACGCCTGCGCTCACCGTTGCCGGCGACGTCGTGCGCATCGATTATGGCAGCATCCCGGCAATTTCCAACGGCCCCAATCCTGGTGGACCACTGGGCGGCAGCCCGAACGGGCCGGGATTCTCATGGAACAGCATCAGCGTCTTCAAGCTTGGCGTTGCGTATGAATACAACCAGGACCTGACGCTGCGCGCAGGCTGGAATCATGGCGACAATCCGATCGGCACGAACAATGTGTTCTTCAACACGCTCGCCCCCGGCGTCGTCAAGGATCACCTGACGCTTGGCGCAACCTACGCGATCAACAAATCGACCGAGCTTTCCTTCGACTACGTGCATGCATTTGCGAACTCGGTGACGGGCCCGCTGCCCGCTCCTTATTTCGCGGCGGGGTCCACCGAGACACTCAGCATGAGCCAAAACGTGTTGGGGGTATCGGTTGGCTGGAAGTTTTGA
- a CDS encoding acetate uptake transporter family protein — MDKKWINPAPLGLSGFALTTWLLSMVNAGWFGGADVPMVLACAFAFGGTAQFFAGLFEAGAGNSFGFLAFCGYGAFWWTFALFVEFFAKGVEGPFVGWYLLLWGVFTTYMWIATWKKGKVLMLVFTALVPTFFLLAAGALTGNGGLTVFGGYLGLVTAVLAFYLAGAEVINESWGRVVLPV, encoded by the coding sequence ATGGATAAAAAGTGGATCAACCCCGCCCCGCTGGGGCTCTCGGGCTTCGCCCTCACCACCTGGCTTCTCAGCATGGTCAACGCTGGATGGTTTGGCGGTGCAGACGTTCCCATGGTGCTGGCCTGTGCCTTTGCCTTTGGTGGTACAGCCCAGTTCTTTGCCGGCCTGTTCGAGGCTGGGGCAGGCAACAGCTTCGGCTTCCTGGCTTTCTGCGGTTACGGCGCATTCTGGTGGACCTTTGCGCTCTTTGTGGAATTTTTTGCCAAGGGTGTCGAAGGCCCATTCGTGGGCTGGTATCTGCTGCTGTGGGGTGTGTTCACGACCTACATGTGGATCGCGACTTGGAAGAAGGGCAAGGTCCTGATGCTCGTGTTCACGGCGCTTGTGCCGACTTTCTTCTTGCTCGCTGCGGGGGCTTTGACGGGCAACGGTGGGCTCACCGTGTTCGGTGGCTATCTGGGTCTGGTGACAGCCGTTCTGGCGTTCTATCTGGCTGGAGCCGAGGTGATCAACGAGTCATGGGGCCGCGTGGTGCTTCCCGTTTGA
- a CDS encoding sulfite exporter TauE/SafE family protein, with protein MAIEHILPAAAVVLSATQHALAVISGFAVGFSLGLIGGGGSILAVPLLLYFVGYPNPHVVIGTTALAVSANAYINLIPHARAGNVRWKEAVLFAIVGAAAAFIGSSLGKAVDGKKLLFLFAILMLVIAGLMLRPRKPTSAEDAITDHPSHAKTLKLVIAAAIVGTLSGFFGIGGGFLIVPGLVLSTGMSMISAIGTSLVSVGTFGLTTALNYARSGLLDWTVAGLYIGGGILGGWIGTRVATHLGRSSKGALNLIFAVLVAVVALYMLYRNLSAFGIHL; from the coding sequence ATGGCAATCGAACATATTCTTCCTGCAGCCGCCGTGGTGCTTAGCGCAACACAACACGCCCTGGCTGTGATCTCAGGCTTCGCTGTGGGTTTCTCGCTTGGACTGATCGGCGGGGGCGGCTCCATTCTCGCGGTCCCACTTCTGCTGTACTTCGTCGGGTATCCCAACCCCCACGTGGTGATCGGCACCACAGCTCTGGCAGTATCCGCCAACGCCTACATCAACCTGATTCCGCATGCCCGGGCCGGCAATGTCCGCTGGAAGGAAGCGGTGCTTTTCGCCATTGTCGGCGCGGCAGCCGCGTTCATCGGCTCCAGTTTGGGCAAGGCCGTGGACGGCAAGAAGCTCCTGTTTCTGTTTGCCATTCTGATGTTGGTCATTGCGGGCTTGATGCTGCGCCCGCGCAAACCGACATCGGCGGAGGACGCCATCACCGATCATCCGTCCCACGCCAAGACACTCAAGCTCGTGATCGCCGCCGCCATCGTTGGCACATTGTCCGGTTTCTTCGGCATCGGCGGTGGCTTCCTGATCGTGCCTGGGCTCGTTTTGTCGACCGGCATGTCCATGATCTCGGCCATTGGCACCTCGCTCGTGTCGGTCGGCACCTTCGGTCTGACGACGGCCCTGAACTATGCCCGTTCGGGGCTCCTGGACTGGACTGTTGCCGGACTCTACATCGGCGGTGGCATCCTGGGCGGCTGGATTGGCACGCGCGTTGCCACGCATCTGGGCCGCAGCAGCAAAGGTGCGCTCAACCTGATCTTTGCCGTCCTCGTGGCCGTGGTCGCCCTTTACATGCTGTACAGAAATCTCTCAGCCTTCGGGATCCACCTCTGA
- the rimO gene encoding 30S ribosomal protein S12 methylthiotransferase RimO, with protein sequence MTETSTLAAVAAVSAPKIGFVSLGCPKALVDSERIISQLRAEGYETSKSYDGADLVIVNTCGFIDAAVQESLDAIGEALHANGKVVVTGCLGARSDDGGENLVRKIHPKVLAVTGPHATKEVLEHVHAQLPRPHDPFVDLLPPGGLKLTPRHYAYLKISEGCNHRCTFCIIPSMRGDLVSRPIGDVLGEARALFEAGVKELLVVSQDTSAYGVDMKYRTGFWDGRPIRTRFAELTQALAQLAEQHDAWVRLHYVYPYPHVDEVLALMAQGRVLPYLDVPFQHAHPDVLRRMKRPASGERTLERIARWREACPDIVIRSTFIAGFPGETEAEFDSLLDFIREAELDRVGCFAYSPVQGATANDLPGALPEAVRMERQARFMAVAEEVSIRKLKRRIGQELRVIVDAASRSGAVARSYADAPEIDGKVLIREPAKPSARMRLAQASGAFVRVRVAGTQGHDLVADML encoded by the coding sequence ATGACTGAAACATCCACCCTCGCGGCCGTTGCGGCCGTTTCCGCGCCAAAGATCGGGTTTGTCTCGCTTGGCTGTCCCAAGGCCCTGGTTGATTCCGAGCGCATCATCTCGCAACTCCGGGCCGAAGGCTACGAGACAAGCAAGAGCTATGACGGAGCCGATCTTGTCATCGTCAACACCTGCGGCTTCATTGACGCGGCCGTCCAGGAGAGCCTGGATGCCATTGGCGAGGCCTTGCACGCCAACGGCAAGGTTGTGGTCACCGGTTGCCTTGGCGCGCGCAGTGATGATGGCGGGGAAAATCTGGTGCGCAAGATCCACCCCAAAGTGCTGGCGGTGACTGGCCCACACGCCACCAAAGAGGTTCTGGAGCATGTGCATGCGCAACTGCCGCGCCCGCATGATCCCTTTGTCGACCTGCTCCCGCCTGGCGGGCTCAAGCTCACACCGCGCCATTACGCCTACCTGAAGATTTCCGAAGGCTGCAACCACCGCTGCACCTTCTGCATCATTCCGAGCATGCGAGGCGATCTGGTTTCGCGGCCCATTGGTGACGTGCTCGGCGAGGCGCGCGCTCTGTTTGAGGCGGGTGTGAAGGAGTTGCTCGTCGTAAGCCAGGACACATCAGCCTATGGCGTCGATATGAAATATCGCACCGGATTCTGGGACGGGCGTCCAATCCGTACGCGCTTTGCCGAACTCACGCAGGCCTTGGCACAATTGGCCGAGCAGCACGATGCCTGGGTGCGCCTGCACTACGTTTACCCCTATCCCCATGTCGACGAGGTGCTTGCGCTGATGGCGCAGGGCCGCGTACTGCCCTACCTTGACGTGCCGTTTCAGCACGCCCACCCCGATGTTCTCAGGCGCATGAAGCGACCAGCTAGCGGCGAGCGGACTCTGGAGCGGATCGCACGCTGGCGCGAGGCCTGTCCGGACATCGTCATCCGTTCCACCTTTATTGCGGGTTTTCCTGGCGAGACCGAGGCTGAGTTCGACTCCCTGCTCGACTTTATCCGCGAAGCCGAACTTGATCGCGTCGGATGCTTTGCTTACTCTCCCGTGCAAGGCGCCACGGCGAACGATCTGCCAGGGGCGCTACCGGAGGCCGTACGCATGGAGCGCCAAGCACGTTTCATGGCAGTGGCGGAGGAAGTGTCCATCCGAAAGCTCAAGCGCAGGATCGGCCAGGAACTGCGCGTCATCGTGGATGCAGCCAGCCGTAGCGGGGCGGTGGCGCGCTCGTACGCCGATGCGCCTGAAATCGACGGCAAGGTGCTCATCCGGGAGCCCGCCAAGCCTTCCGCCCGCATGCGATTGGCGCAGGCTTCCGGGGCGTTCGTACGTGTACGCGTGGCCGGTACACAAGGCCACGATCTGGTGGCGGACATGTTGTGA
- the phaR gene encoding polyhydroxyalkanoate synthesis repressor PhaR translates to MPHSETPARVIKKYPNRRLYDTETSAYITLVDVKALVMEGERFVVQDAKTGTDLTRSILLQIILEEEAGGVPMLSTAMLEQLIRFYGNAMQGMMGTYLEKTVQAFIDIQGKLAEQSRGLYDSSSFSPEMWSQFLSGQAPMLQGMMGNYLEQSKNLYMQMQEQMQQQTKQMLGAFQPPAKK, encoded by the coding sequence ATGCCCCATTCCGAAACTCCCGCTCGCGTCATCAAGAAGTACCCGAATCGGCGTCTTTACGACACGGAAACCAGCGCCTACATCACCTTGGTCGACGTGAAGGCATTGGTGATGGAAGGCGAGCGTTTTGTCGTGCAGGACGCCAAGACGGGCACAGACCTGACGCGCAGTATTCTTCTTCAGATCATCCTCGAAGAGGAGGCTGGAGGCGTGCCGATGCTGAGCACGGCCATGCTGGAACAACTCATACGGTTCTACGGCAATGCCATGCAGGGCATGATGGGCACCTATCTCGAAAAAACGGTGCAAGCGTTCATCGACATTCAGGGAAAACTGGCTGAACAGTCGCGCGGGCTTTATGACAGCAGCAGTTTTAGCCCGGAAATGTGGTCGCAATTTCTGAGTGGCCAGGCACCGATGCTGCAGGGGATGATGGGTAACTATCTGGAACAAAGCAAGAATCTGTACATGCAGATGCAAGAGCAGATGCAGCAGCAAACCAAACAGATGCTGGGGGCGTTTCAGCCACCAGCCAAGAAGTAG